The following are encoded in a window of Saccharothrix longispora genomic DNA:
- a CDS encoding cupin domain-containing protein, translating into MTGQLHRAVSPADVPPLLHRGGDVRVLLGPKTVGSTSGFLGVLALAPGERVTEHYHPYSDEYLYVVAGEVELDLDGVPHRLTADQAMLVPLGVRHRVRNTSAAPARLVFHLCPLAPRPELGHVDTEPTP; encoded by the coding sequence GTGACCGGGCAGCTGCACCGGGCGGTGAGCCCGGCCGACGTCCCGCCCCTGCTGCACCGCGGCGGTGACGTGCGCGTCCTGCTCGGCCCGAAGACCGTGGGCTCGACCAGCGGCTTCCTCGGCGTGCTGGCGCTGGCGCCCGGCGAGCGGGTCACCGAGCACTACCACCCGTACTCCGACGAGTACCTCTACGTGGTGGCGGGCGAGGTCGAACTGGACCTCGACGGAGTCCCGCACCGGCTGACCGCCGACCAGGCGATGCTGGTGCCGCTCGGCGTCCGGCACCGGGTCCGCAACACCTCCGCCGCGCCCGCGCGGCTGGTGTTCCACCTGTGCCCGCTCGCGCCCCGGCCCGAACTGGGGCACGTGGACACGGAGCCGACGCCGTGA